In Mucilaginibacter boryungensis, a single window of DNA contains:
- a CDS encoding DUF4920 domain-containing protein — MRVCLLIIAFIVSGDLMAQRMPHGMVYGSKPSRVGLVQANKLEAFMGKRPRVSVSVAGRVAQVTNTKGGWFDVDAGNGKIITAHFKNNSINIPKSLKNRYIVMDGVAQRQMISDDHQHYAGGDSRGHSRPSGPRHLLSFEVKGLVVEK; from the coding sequence ATGAGAGTGTGTTTGTTAATAATTGCATTTATAGTTTCGGGTGATTTAATGGCACAACGTATGCCCCATGGTATGGTGTATGGCAGTAAACCCAGTCGCGTTGGGTTAGTGCAGGCAAACAAGCTTGAAGCATTTATGGGTAAACGCCCGCGCGTTAGTGTAAGTGTAGCCGGCCGTGTGGCGCAGGTAACTAATACTAAAGGCGGCTGGTTTGATGTGGATGCGGGTAATGGTAAAATTATTACGGCGCATTTTAAAAACAACAGCATTAACATCCCTAAAAGTTTAAAAAACCGTTATATAGTGATGGATGGGGTGGCACAAAGACAGATGATATCCGACGATCACCAGCATTATGCAGGCGGTGATAGCCGCGGGCACAGCAGGCCATCGGGGCCTCGGCATTTACTAAGTTTTGAGGTAAAGGGTTTGGTGGTGGAGAAATAG